One Acidimicrobiia bacterium DNA window includes the following coding sequences:
- a CDS encoding ankyrin repeat domain-containing protein has product MTTSGGRRGGSDDESLLALFRAIAARDDDEIARQLDRSPDFATRAVEIGASREHPDTWFLTEIRRHVYRGDTPLHIAAAAYRRDIAESLVARGAAVRARNRRGAEPLHYAADGSPGAPRWDPDAQRDVVVYLIDKGADPNTFDKSGVAPLHRAVRTRSSSTVRALIEHGADPRLKNKSGSTPLHLAVQNTGRSNSGTDAAKEEQARVIAILLEHGASPADTDSRGKTVAAAASSNRIRELLLDK; this is encoded by the coding sequence GTGACGACGTCGGGTGGGCGACGCGGCGGATCCGACGACGAGTCGCTGCTTGCGCTGTTTCGCGCGATCGCGGCGCGAGATGACGACGAGATTGCGCGCCAGCTGGACCGATCGCCCGACTTCGCGACGAGAGCGGTCGAGATCGGCGCGAGCCGCGAACACCCCGACACTTGGTTCCTCACCGAGATCCGTCGTCACGTGTATCGGGGTGACACACCGCTGCACATCGCAGCGGCCGCGTACCGACGAGACATCGCCGAGTCGCTCGTCGCACGCGGCGCGGCTGTGCGGGCGCGGAACCGCCGAGGAGCTGAACCACTGCACTACGCCGCCGACGGGAGTCCGGGCGCGCCGCGGTGGGATCCGGATGCGCAGCGGGACGTCGTCGTCTATCTGATCGACAAAGGCGCCGACCCCAACACGTTCGACAAGAGCGGCGTCGCTCCGCTCCATCGAGCGGTGAGGACTCGCTCCTCGTCGACGGTGAGGGCCCTGATCGAACACGGCGCGGATCCGCGACTGAAGAACAAGAGCGGCTCGACGCCGCTCCACCTCGCCGTCCAGAACACGGGCCGAAGCAACTCGGGGACGGACGCGGCAAAGGAGGAGCAGGCCCGGGTCATCGCCATCCTTCTCGAACACGGAGCGAGCCCGGCGGACACGGATTCGCGAGGCAAGACAGTCGCCGCGGCCGCGTCCAGCAACCGGATCCGCGAGTTGCTCCTCGACAAGTGA
- a CDS encoding TMEM175 family protein, giving the protein MPKGRLEAFSDAVIAILITIMVLDLKIPHGTHLHALRPDVPIVLSYALSFVILGIYWNNHHHMLQATERVNGTILWANLHLLFWLSLFPFGTAWMGENHFASLPTAGYGVVLLLAAIAYYVLQSCIVAMQGPDSVLRDAIGRDVKGKISPAIYAIAIPLAFVNQWIAVALYVVVALMWLVPDRRVESRLSS; this is encoded by the coding sequence GTGCCGAAGGGGCGGCTCGAGGCCTTCAGCGATGCCGTCATCGCGATCCTCATCACGATCATGGTCCTCGACCTGAAGATTCCGCACGGCACGCACCTGCACGCGCTCCGTCCCGACGTCCCGATCGTCCTGAGCTACGCGCTGAGCTTCGTCATCCTCGGCATCTACTGGAACAACCACCACCACATGCTCCAGGCGACCGAGCGCGTCAACGGCACGATCCTGTGGGCGAACCTGCACCTGCTCTTCTGGCTCTCGCTCTTTCCCTTCGGGACGGCCTGGATGGGCGAGAACCACTTCGCGTCGCTGCCGACCGCCGGCTACGGCGTCGTGCTGCTCCTCGCCGCGATCGCGTACTACGTGCTCCAGTCGTGCATCGTCGCCATGCAGGGTCCCGACTCCGTCCTGCGCGACGCGATCGGCCGCGACGTGAAGGGCAAGATCTCACCCGCGATCTACGCGATCGCGATCCCGCTCGCCTTCGTGAACCAGTGGATCGCGGTCGCGCTCTACGTCGTCGTCGCGCTCATGTGGCTCGTGCCCGACCGTCGCGTCGAGTCGCGCCTCTCCAGCTGA